A stretch of the Arvicola amphibius chromosome 8, mArvAmp1.2, whole genome shotgun sequence genome encodes the following:
- the C5ar1 gene encoding C5a anaphylatoxin chemotactic receptor 1 isoform X2 codes for MDPMNKNTTEHNYDYSSWTIDLNEPVDGPVKQQLHSGDIVGLIIYSAVFLVGVPGNTLVVWVTAFEAKRTINAIWFLNLAVADLLSCLALPVLFIAVIKYGEWPFSPQACSILPSLILLNMYASILLLATISADRFLLVFNPIWCQKVSKDPFSTKLVCGVNYGKNGFRKERAVALLRLLMGFVLPLLTLSICYTFLLLRTWSRRATRSTKTLKVVVAVVTCFFVFWLPYQVTGIMIAWLHPSSLTFVKVQKLNALCVSLAYVNCCVNPIIYVVAGQGFQGRLRRSLPSIIRNALSEDSIARDSKSFTWSTMDTSTQKNQAV; via the exons ATG GACCCCATGAACAAGAACACCACTGAGCACAACTATGACTACTCTTCTTGGACCATAGACCTCAATGAGCCTGTGGATGGCCCTGTGAAACAGCAGTTGCATTCTGGGGATATTGTAGGCCTGATCATCTACTCGGCTGTGTTCCTGGTGGGAGTTCCTGGGAATACCCTGGTGGTGTGGGTGACAGCATTCGAAGCCAAACGTACCATCAATGCCATCTGGTTTCTGAATCTGGCGGTGGCCGACCTCCTGTCATGCTTGGCCCTGCCTGTCCTGTTCATTGCCGTTATAAAGTACGGGGAATGGCCCTTTAGCCCCCAGGCCTGCTCAATCCTGCCCTCACTCATTCTGCTCAACATGTACGCCAGTATCCTGCTGTTGGCCACCATTAGTGCCGATCGTTTCCTGTTGGTCTTCAACCCCATCTGGTGTCAGAAG GTGAGCAAAGACCCCTTCTCAACCAAGTTGGTATGTGGTGTCAACTACGGTAAGAATGGCTTCCGCAAGGAGAGGGCTGTGGCCCTGCTGCGGTTGCTCATGGGTTTCGTGTTGCCTCTGCTCACACTCAGTATCTGCTACACGTTCCTTCTTCTACGGACCTGGAGTCGCAGGGCCACACGCTCCACCAAGACGCTCAAGGTTGTGGTGGCCGTGGTTACCTGTTTCTTTGTCTTCTGGCTGCCCTACCAAGTAACAGGGATCATGATAGCTTGGCTGCACCCGTCCTCACTCACCTTCGTGAAGGTGCAGAAGCTGAACGCCCTGTGCGTGTCCCTGGCCTACGTCAACTGCTGCGTCAACCCTATCATCTACGTTGTGGCTGGGCAGGGCTTCCAAGGGCGGCTTCGCAGGTCACTTCCCAGCATCATCCGCAACGCGCTCTCGGAGGACTCCATAGCCCGGGACAGCAAGTCTTTCACCTGGTCCACGATGGATACCTCAACCCAGAAGAATCAGGCAGTGTAG
- the C5ar1 gene encoding C5a anaphylatoxin chemotactic receptor 1 isoform X1, with protein MDPMNKNTTEHNYDYSSWTIDLNEPVDGPVKQQLHSGDIVGLIIYSAVFLVGVPGNTLVVWVTAFEAKRTINAIWFLNLAVADLLSCLALPVLFIAVIKYGEWPFSPQACSILPSLILLNMYASILLLATISADRFLLVFNPIWCQKVRGPGLAWMACGVAWVLALLLTIPSFIFRQVSKDPFSTKLVCGVNYGKNGFRKERAVALLRLLMGFVLPLLTLSICYTFLLLRTWSRRATRSTKTLKVVVAVVTCFFVFWLPYQVTGIMIAWLHPSSLTFVKVQKLNALCVSLAYVNCCVNPIIYVVAGQGFQGRLRRSLPSIIRNALSEDSIARDSKSFTWSTMDTSTQKNQAV; from the exons ATG GACCCCATGAACAAGAACACCACTGAGCACAACTATGACTACTCTTCTTGGACCATAGACCTCAATGAGCCTGTGGATGGCCCTGTGAAACAGCAGTTGCATTCTGGGGATATTGTAGGCCTGATCATCTACTCGGCTGTGTTCCTGGTGGGAGTTCCTGGGAATACCCTGGTGGTGTGGGTGACAGCATTCGAAGCCAAACGTACCATCAATGCCATCTGGTTTCTGAATCTGGCGGTGGCCGACCTCCTGTCATGCTTGGCCCTGCCTGTCCTGTTCATTGCCGTTATAAAGTACGGGGAATGGCCCTTTAGCCCCCAGGCCTGCTCAATCCTGCCCTCACTCATTCTGCTCAACATGTACGCCAGTATCCTGCTGTTGGCCACCATTAGTGCCGATCGTTTCCTGTTGGTCTTCAACCCCATCTGGTGTCAGAAGGTCCGAGGGCCCGGCCTGGCGTGGATGGCCTGTGGAGTGGCCTGGGTCTTAGCTCTGCTCCTCACCATCCCATCCTTCATATTCCGTCAGGTGAGCAAAGACCCCTTCTCAACCAAGTTGGTATGTGGTGTCAACTACGGTAAGAATGGCTTCCGCAAGGAGAGGGCTGTGGCCCTGCTGCGGTTGCTCATGGGTTTCGTGTTGCCTCTGCTCACACTCAGTATCTGCTACACGTTCCTTCTTCTACGGACCTGGAGTCGCAGGGCCACACGCTCCACCAAGACGCTCAAGGTTGTGGTGGCCGTGGTTACCTGTTTCTTTGTCTTCTGGCTGCCCTACCAAGTAACAGGGATCATGATAGCTTGGCTGCACCCGTCCTCACTCACCTTCGTGAAGGTGCAGAAGCTGAACGCCCTGTGCGTGTCCCTGGCCTACGTCAACTGCTGCGTCAACCCTATCATCTACGTTGTGGCTGGGCAGGGCTTCCAAGGGCGGCTTCGCAGGTCACTTCCCAGCATCATCCGCAACGCGCTCTCGGAGGACTCCATAGCCCGGGACAGCAAGTCTTTCACCTGGTCCACGATGGATACCTCAACCCAGAAGAATCAGGCAGTGTAG